The segment GGATTAGTCGGAGTCTTGAATCCAGAACAGATTGTTTTTGGAGGACAACTCGCAGGATTAATCCCCTATGTGCGAGATCAGTTTGATGAAATGTTGCAAGGTTGCTTGCCGGATGGGAGCGGCTATGGTTTTGATCAGGCTGCTCGTTTTCGGCTCAAGATTTCTAGATTTGGAAAGGATTCTACAGCGATCGGGGGTGCAGTCCTGGTTTATCAATCACTGTTTCAAATGCCTGATTTATTACTGCTGCATCATATCGTGTGAATGGCTATTGAATAGTCGTGAATGATTCAACGCACTGCTTTAAGAGCTTCATATAATTGCTGATATTTTTGAAAAGCAGACTCATAAATTAGATTTTTCTGTGGTTGTACAACGTTTTCAGCTTGGGGAAGGATCTGAAATGCAGCTTCTAAATTGGAATACACCCCAACTCCTACCATCGCTAGAATTGCAGCTCCATAGGCAGCACCTTCTTCAGCTTTAGGTGCAATCAATTCTGTCTGCAAAATATCTGCTAGAATCTTGAGCCAAACACTCGATCGTGCTCCTCCTCCGGTTGCCAAGAGTTGCTTCATTGGAGTGATGTTGTGAATTATATCCAAGGCTTCTCGTAGACTGAATGCAACGCCTTCCAGTACAGCCCGGATGAGATCAGCTTGCGAATGGGCTAAAGCTAGATTGACCCAGGCACCCCGAGTTTCTGGATCAAGGTGAGGGCTGCGTTCTCCCGCAAGGTGAGGCAGAAATAAAACACCCCGAGCACCCGGCTGTGAACGTTCCGCCAACTGCATCAGATCCGCGAAGGCAATTTGGGGAGCGATCGTGTCTCGATACCAGCGCAACGAGCCACCTGCTGCGAGCGTCACACCTAGCAAGTGATAGCCGCCATCCGCGTGACAAAACAAATGCACTCGCCCTTCTGGATCAGGGATAGGATGCTCCAGAGGCGCAAAAATCACGCCCGACGTACCGATACTCAGACTGCCTCGATTCAGATTGCTAGCTGAAATTCCCAACCCAATTGCGGCGGCGGCATTATCACCCCCTCCAGCAATGACGGGTAATCCGGCTGGTAGCCCCACGTGTGCTGCGATCTCTGGTTTCAAGCGCCCGGCGATCGCTGTAGACTCCACGACAGGTGGAAACCAGGCTGGATTCATCTTAAGCGCATTTAGAATATCGCTGTCCCACTGTCGATTCGCGAGATTCAGACAGCCTGTTCCTGAAGCATCGGAGGGTTCTGTAACCGCGACTCCAGTTAGGACATAGCCCAAATAATCCTTAGGCAGCAAGATTTGCCGAACTTGGGCATAGGCTTGTGGCTCTTCTGTTCGCAACCAGACGAGCTTTGGAAGCTGAAACCCTGTAATTGCAGGATTGCCAGTTCGTTGAATCAATTCTTGACGAGAAATTGTCGATTCGATCGCTTCTACCGCTTTTCCAGTACGCTGGTCATTCCACAAAATCGCGGGTCTGATCACATGACCTTCTGCATCGAGCGGAACCATCCCGTGCATTTGCCCCGATAAACCGAGAGCGATCGCACAATTTTCACCA is part of the Leptolyngbya boryana PCC 6306 genome and harbors:
- the xylB gene encoding xylulokinase, which gives rise to MADLVIGLDLGTGGVRAIAVDLHGQLMAQTTKSYPLFTPHPGWTEQNPADWVEASLEALSDIAQQLGENCAIALGLSGQMHGMVPLDAEGHVIRPAILWNDQRTGKAVEAIESTISRQELIQRTGNPAITGFQLPKLVWLRTEEPQAYAQVRQILLPKDYLGYVLTGVAVTEPSDASGTGCLNLANRQWDSDILNALKMNPAWFPPVVESTAIAGRLKPEIAAHVGLPAGLPVIAGGGDNAAAAIGLGISASNLNRGSLSIGTSGVIFAPLEHPIPDPEGRVHLFCHADGGYHLLGVTLAAGGSLRWYRDTIAPQIAFADLMQLAERSQPGARGVLFLPHLAGERSPHLDPETRGAWVNLALAHSQADLIRAVLEGVAFSLREALDIIHNITPMKQLLATGGGARSSVWLKILADILQTELIAPKAEEGAAYGAAILAMVGVGVYSNLEAAFQILPQAENVVQPQKNLIYESAFQKYQQLYEALKAVR